GATTCATCAATTCGATTGTAGCAGCTCACCAAAAAATTGGTCCGCATACCATCCGCATCGCTACATCGCCGGGTTTTGATGGTCGATCGTTAAATCCGATTCCGATTGTTGCCGAGCGACATCGGTGTAGACAATCGCCGATAGCCAAACCAAGCAAAGCACCTGTCCGACAAGAGCTGCGATCGCGACGGCGATCGCGCCATAGTAAGGCTGAAGAAGGATTGCGACGAGCACCATCGTGGCCATCGCAATCAAGCGGCATCGAATCGCCGCCAGCGGTTGACCGCGGCCTTTGACGTAGCTGTCCAGCCCTTGCAAGATTCCTTTGATCGCCGCTACAGGGGCCAGCCAATAGGCGAAATGGACTGCGGGAACGAACTCGGCTCCATAAAGCCATTCGATGACCCATGCGATCAACAACATGAACACGATTGTGCAGACGGTTTGCACAGCGATCGAGCCGCCCAGGATTCGATGCACATCGATGATCTGAAGTCGATTCTTGCGGCCCGCAGCTGCGTTGAAAAGGAACAGCCCCATGGTGTTGGGGATGACAGTCAGTGGGTACGCCACTGGCACCATCGCCGCATAGAATCCTTGATCGCGTAGCCCTGCGATCCACAGGATCAGCAACAGGTCGAGTCGTTCGAACAGGTCAGTCGCGAACATTGAATACGCATAAGGACGGCTCTCTTTAATCAAGCCAGGCACCGAGGGAGCACTGGGGCCACGCAGCGGCATGCGTAGGCCGTAGATGCAGACGGCCATTGAAACGATCGATGCGATCACAAAAAGAACGCATGCGGTTAATAGGGTCACGCCCATGGCAAGTTCCGTCGCCAGTAAAAGCACCGGGAACGCTGCCGCACCGATCACACGACGGAGGTTGTACGTTCCAAAACGTCCCTGTCCGCGATCGATACCGGTCATGATTAGCAGCACTTGCTGACCGGTCAGTGACAAGGCACAGATGAACGCCAGTGGCATCAGGTAGCGTTTGTCCGCCGGCAGCGCTACGACATTCAACACGATCGCGACACCGGTGGTGGCCAGCCCGGTGGTTAAGCCGAGTTTAAGAGCCGCGCGGCGTAGGCGTTCTGCATCGAATTTGGCTTCAGCGGCATGACGGCAGATGACTTCAAGCCCACCGAACATGCCGATGTAAAGCAGCAACTGCACAACGAACATCGCCGTCGCGTACTCACCACGTCCTGTCGGGCCGAGGCTTCGCGCCAGCAGAATCCCCTGCCCCATCTGCAGGACGACGATCAGAAATGCGACACCGACGGTGCCGACGAACTGTTTTGCGATTTTGGAGCGAAGGGATTGCGATGGCGCGCTGTCACTGACGGCTTCTGCAGGATCAGTTGCGTCTTGACGCAGCTGTTGCGAATCGTCCGTCACAAGTTTTTGCACCATGGTGTGACGAGTTTAGTTCGCCTTGGCAGTAAATCAGAATCAGGAAACGCGGCTATGTCCGACAATGCTAACACGCGGTTAACACGCAACTATCAAGCAGCGGCGGTAAAGCATGGGCCAACCTAACCAAGCCGGATGCGTACGACACAAACGATCAAAACGTGTGGCTTTCCACAGCACTTGTTCGTTCCCGTGCCAACTTAATCCAAACTTTCGCGGACTTCGATTTCCGGACCGGCGGAGAAGCTGTAGATCTGGTAACCCAGAAAGCTGATGATACCGATTGCAACGAAAATCATTGCAGTGGTCTTCCAGTCGAAGGTGGTGTCAAACCCACCTCCGAAACGAGGCATTTGAAACGATCGCTTCGGTTTGCGTTTGTACTCTTTAGGATCGATTTTTCGCGGCGGCTTTTTCTTCGGCTGGGCATCGACTTCGACGTCTAGCTTCTCGACATCTTCGCCAGCGGCATCGGCATCAGGGACATTGCCGATGAATGTGTCGTGTGACTTTGCGTCGTGTTCCAGCTCAGCTAGGTTGATTTCCGCGTCGTCAGCGTCTTTGGATAAGCCGGTTACTTTGGACCCGTTAACCTTGTTTCCTGGTAACTGCCGGATCGAGTCATAGCGAATTTCCTGCTCGATCTGATCTTCAGCTTCTAGGAACTGAGCGACATCAAAGTTCTGCCAGGACTGCGGGGTTTCGCTGGTCGACGCTGGATCTGCGACGCTGTCGGCTTCGGGGGTGACAGCAAGGGCTGGCGTTTTCATGGAAACCGCAAAGCCGACTTTGCCGAAGCGAAGTTCATCGCCATCGTTCAAAACTTGCCAGACGTGCGGTTCGATCCGTTCGCCGTTTAGAAAGGTCCCGCCGGTGCTTTTCAGGTCCATCACGCCGAAGCCATCTTCGTTGTGAAGCAGCAACGAATGGCGGCGACTAACCGATTTACTCTTAGGGCGAATCTGACACTCTTTGTTGCGCCCCACCAAGTAATAACCGAGATGAATCGGTGCCGCGGTGCCGGCGCGACTGCCTTCGGTCATAACGAGTTCGACAGGCATTATGTCAGATAAGTGGGGCTAAACAGGATCAGTTGGGGGGATCGAAGATTCACTCCCGAATCATAGACGGACGATGCGGTTGATGCGAGTGGTTTGTATGGATAGTTATCGCGGCCATCAGGTCGAAACGATCACATCGACGACTTAAATCTGGGCTAGTGTCGCTCATTCCCGCAGTGCTCTTCACCTAAACATCAAACTCAGGGGGCGACAAATCCCCTGGCCATGCTCTTCTCACGATCACAAGACCTGCAAAGCAACGATGCGTCAACGTTTTGGCTGTCAAGCTACTCTTGAAAAACGACAATCTCTTTGCCGTTTTCCATCGCCTTCAGTGGGCGTTCTTTCTTTTCTTCTTTGGTCAGTTGGTAGAACGTGATTCCAACGACGACAAGCAAGGCCAATGTTGACAAGGCCAGGCCGACTCCCAGCAAAATGTTTTGGGAATCACCATTCGCGTTCGAATTTTGTGAGCTGTGCTTTGGGTTGGACTTGCCGTTGTTGGCTGGGACGGCGAACTGCTGTGATGTCGACAGTGGCGATACCGGAACCTGCGGAAGCGCTGATAAGTCCACAGGCGGCAGGCTTCCGAAATCAATGTCGATGGATTCCGAAACTGTGGATGAACCGGCATCCCTCAGTGGCCCACTATCGTCAATCGAGCTTGGGCTAGGCGATTCATCCGAAGCAACACGAGAAGAGATTCGTCGGTCTGAAAGGTCGCCACCGTTGGCAACCGTCCCGCGAAGACGTCTTAGCTGAACCAGCAATTCGGCTGCCGAAGCGGGGCGGTCTTCGGCGCGTTTGGCCATCATTTTCTGGATCAGTTCTGAGATTGCCTTGGGGCAATCCGATCGCAGGCTGTTCACCGATGGGACCGGTGCGGTCTGATGTTTGGCTAGGCGTTGGGCAACGTTATTGCCAGTGAACGGCGGACGCCCGCACAGCAGAAAATACCAAGTGCAACCGAGCGAATAGATGTCGGCTCGTGCATCGACCGTTTGGCTATCGATTGCTTGTTCGGGCGCGATGAAGTCGGCGGTGCCGGTCAAGCGATTGGGCGATTCGTTGGACGAACCGTTGGTGTATCCGATGCGGGCCAATCCCATGTCGCTGACTTTGATGACGCCGTCGGCGCGTAGCAACATGTTTGACGGTTTGATATCGCGGTGAACGATCCCGCGTTGGTGTGCGTGTGCGAGGGCGTCAGTCGATTGGATCATCGCATCAAGTGATTCCGCCGGAGACATCACTCCGTCACGGACAACAGCACGATGAAGGTCGACGCCTTCGATGTACTCCATCACGATATAAAGCTTGCCGTCGGCCTCGGAAAAGTCATAGGCCTGAACGATATTGGGATGTTCCAGCTTCGCTGAGGCTCGTGCTTCTTCCTTGAACCTTTCGATCCGGCGGGCGTCCTTGGATGCTTCGGAGGGAAGGATCTTCAGTGCCATCAATCGATTCATCACCGAGTGTTTGGCAAGGAAGACGACGCCCATGCCGCCTTTACCCAGCGGTCGCATCAGCTTGTAGTTGCCAAGATAGAAACCCTTGGCTTTTCCGGTCAGCAGCTTACGTGCTTGCCATGGCGTTAATAAGTTGGCTCCCACCAACCCGTCCGCTAGTCGTTCTGGCGAGAACCGCGTGTCCTCAGCCATCAGGGAAACGACGACCTTCTTGATGTCGGGCAATTCGACCAGCCCGGCATGCATCGATCGCCGCACAAAATCGCGCGTCGCGTCGTCAAGAACCGGTTCGGCTGCGGTCGTGGTGTTTACCGACATAAATAAGCTTGTCCAAGAACGCGTTAGAAACTCGATCTCCTTCGGCAACCCATGCGGGAGGCGTTTTCTAAAGAACGTCCTGTTTCAAATGTTTCCGTTCAAAGCCAGTTGCTTTGATCCGGCCGCCCCAAACGGTGTCGCGTTTAGGGGCGATGAGTTGAACGCATTATCGGGTATCACAACCCAAATAATGTTAAGGATCGGTTAAAGGCGCGTGTCGATCCGGTGTGATTGTGCTGCGATAGCCCGGCAGGTAGTGAACATGTTTCAGAAACAACCCTTGGGGCGGAGCCGTCGGACCGGCGTAGATCCGGTTCTTTTGCTCCAGCACTTCGTCGATCCATTCGGGCGGTTGCTTGCCCAGCCCAACCTCGACCAACGTGCCGACAATATTACGCACCATGTTGTAGAGAAAGCCATTGGCTTCTACTTCGATCGCAAGGTGACCTGTCTGATCAAAATCTTGCGCAGGGAGCACGACACAGTCCCTAACGTCACGGACGGAGGATTTACGCTCCGCACCGGCCGATTCGAAGCTAGAAAAGTCGCGATGGCCGATGATTTTTTTCGCGGCAATCTTCATCAATTCCACATCAACCAGACGCCTTAACCGCCAGCGATAGCGGTGTTCGAATGGGTTTCGCTGATGTCGAACCTGAATTTGGTATCGATAGCGTTTACCGAGCGCGTCACGGATGGCATGAAAATCTGGGTCCGCCTGGTGGACTTCGTTGACGACGATTGCATTGGGAAGGCGTGAGTTGATCGCCCGCAGCAATGCTTCGGTGGAAGCGGTCCAGTTGGGAAAACGGCAGCTGGCAACCTGGCCAAACGCATGCACCCCTGCATCCGTTCGGCCGCTTCCGGTCACGGTCACGTCTTGACCGGTGCTGCGCCGGATCGAAGTTTGCAACGTGCCTTGGATGGTCGCTTGATCGGGCTGGACTTGCCAACCTGCATAGTCCGTTCCGTCATAGGCGATCACCAAGGCAAACGTACGACTTACCGAATCGTTCAAGCTGAGGCGACCGACTGCTGCAGTAACTCGGCGATTTGAACGGCATTGGTCGCGGCACCCTTTCGAAGGTTGTCGCTAACGCACCAGAATGCGATCCCGTTGCCGTTGCCGCTGATATCACGGCGGATCCGACCGACGAAGACGTCGTCACGGCCATCGCAATCACGTGGCATTGGATACCGGCGATTTTGCAAGTCGTCTACAACGGTGATTCCAGCGGCCTGGTTAAACAATTCCGTTGCTTGTTCGACCGTGATGGGTTCTTCGGTTTCGACCAAGATGGATTCACTGTGTCCGATGGTCACAGGAACGCGAACTGCGGTCGGACAAACTTGGATGTCTTCGTCACCCATGATCTTGCGAGTCTCATACACCATCTTCATTTCTTCGCTGGTGTAACCTTCGAACTTCTCGCTTCCGATCTGTGGGATCAAGTTAAAGCCGATCGGATACTGGAACGTCTTGCACGATGGTGTTTCTCCATCGAGAACTTTCTGTGTGCTGGTCATCAATTCGACGTTGCCGGCCAAGCCTGCACCGCTGGTCGCTTGGTAGGTGCTGACCACAACGCGTTTGATCTTGCAAGCCTTGTGAATTGGCGCCAAGGCGACAACCATCTGGGTGGTGCTGCAGTTGGGGCTTGCGATGATGCCTTTGTGGTTGCCGATCGCTTCTGGGTTCACTTCAGGAACGATCAAGGGGACCGTCGGGTCCATGCGCCAAAAGCCGCTTTCGTCGACGACGACCGCACCTTCTTTGACCGCGTAAGGAGCGAACTCGGCTGAGACTTCGTCGGGAGTGCTGGCGATTACCAAGTCAACGTCTTCGAAAGCTCCGGGGGCAAGCAATTCGATCTTGATCGTCTCACCTTTGACGACGACTTCTTGACCGACGCTACGCTGAGAAGCCAGCAACTTCAAACGCTTGTATGGGAAATCACGCGTTTCAAGCTGTTGTAAAACGATTCGTCCGACGGCGCCAGTAGCACCAACGACAGCCAGTGTTTCGTACACGGGGGTAAGTCCAGAATTAGGGTTCGAGGGTGAATGTACGCGATGGACAACTCCGTTTGTCATCCGGTTCGCACCGCCCCGGATTACGATCCAGACAACAAATGAGCTTCGGCAAGCCCAATAAGTTTATGCCACGAACGTCGATTTGAAAGCCACGATTCATAATCACCGTTCGTGAACCCCTCCGGGCGATCCCACCTGTAGCGACGGCATCGCTCCCGCTCACTTAGCTTGGTCATTGCAGGCTGCTTGGCCATGGCAAGTTTGGGGAGGGCTGGCATTGGTACTGCATTTAAAAACCACCCGAACGGACTGGTTTGTTGTCCGTGCGGGTGGTAGGCGTTTGCGAGCTGTTGAAGTCGCTTATTTTTTGGCTTCTTCGACCGCTTTGGGAAGGTCCTTGTCGACCAGACCGAGTCCGCCGCGGCCACCATCGATGCGTGATTTCACATCCAGGATGGTGTCTTCGTCTTGGGCTTCCCAAAACTTTGTGATCTTCTCTTTGGGAAGAGGCTGATACGACCGAAAGATTCGAAAGCCGACACCACGAGCGGGATCACTTGTTAGCCACCAAGGGCTTCGTGGGAAGTTCGGATCGTCTGCTTTCCATTCTTCGTAGTTACTTGGCAATCGGGCTGCACTGCGAAGCTCTTCAGCGTCGAGTTCCCAGCTGCCACCACGCAGCACACATGGCCAAGGCATGTCGGCCCAAATGACCGCGTCAACAGCATGCAAGTCTTTCTTGTCGGCAAAGCTCTTGTAGCCGTCTTCGGTATACGCATTGATCGTCCACTCAGCGACGTTGCCGTGCATGTCGTAGAGCCCGAATTGATTTGGCTTCTTGCTACCAGCGGCGACTTGGCCGTCATCAGCATTGTCAAAGTACCATGCGTAGTCGTCGATATCGTCTAAGTCGTCGCCCCATGAGTATGCGGTTTTGGTACCGCCACGCGCTGCGTATTCCCATTCCGCTTCGGTAGGCAATCGATATTGCTGACCGCTGATCAGGCTGAGCCACTTGGTGAATTGCTGCGCCGAATACTGTGTCATCGTTACGGCGGGCTGCTTCGGATCTTGACCGTATTCGAACGTGAACGTCGGCTCGTACAGTTCCGTCGGTGCGGTGATCGCGTCAACTTTGTTGTTGTCATTGACGGGGCGGACACCGTCGGCTTCAAAGTCTTTGAAGATCGCGTATAGGTCCATGTACTCTTTGTACTGGCCCCAAGTGATTTCGGTCTTGGCCACCCACATCGGGTCGACTTTGATTTTGACTTGTGGCCCTTCATCCTCACGACGGTTTTCTTCACTCTCGGGACTGCCGAGCATGAATTCGCCACCAGGGACAGGCACCATCGAAATCGTTTGATTGGTACCGGGAATCCGATAGTCGTAAGGAACCATGTAGCCTTCGTCGACTTTGACAAAGGGGCCTTCTGCAGGTTTTTCTTTCGCGATTCCAGGCGTTTCTTCGCCAAAGCAGACGTCGGTCGACGAAGCCGCAACAAGGAAGGTCGAAAAACAGAGCAAGCTCGAGAGCAACCGTTTCACAATGTTAGGTGGGGTACGAGATAGCGGAGGGATGCGACCATCATCGGCCGCATGGAAGATCAGATTTGGATCAACGGAATTATAGATGACCTATGAATCGATTTCGATCGCATTTTGTGTTGGTGTGACAGACTGGCTTCGTTGTTTCTGTCTGTGGCAATCGCAACCACTAGCGGGTGGTCTGTCGTGGATGGACCAACTGAAAAGCTGATCTGCATCAGCCGGATTTGATCGATCGGGGGTTAGTTCCCCGATTGATCTAATCGTGGTCTGTTGCTGCTTAATGAAACATCAGACCAGCTGATCGAAGTGTGACCTTTTGGATTGTCGAACCTAGCGTCGGTCTAGTTGAGGAGGGCGACGACCAAGTTTGACGTCGAACTTCTTTTCTTCGCCGTCTCGAAGGATCAGCATCTCGACGCGTGTTCCCGCCATCGCGTTGCCGATCACTTGCATCAAATGATCGACATCCCGAATCGTTTCACCCTCGACTCGCGTCACGATGTCGCCGGGGACCAAGCCAGC
The Stieleria sp. JC731 genome window above contains:
- a CDS encoding aspartate-semialdehyde dehydrogenase translates to MTNGVVHRVHSPSNPNSGLTPVYETLAVVGATGAVGRIVLQQLETRDFPYKRLKLLASQRSVGQEVVVKGETIKIELLAPGAFEDVDLVIASTPDEVSAEFAPYAVKEGAVVVDESGFWRMDPTVPLIVPEVNPEAIGNHKGIIASPNCSTTQMVVALAPIHKACKIKRVVVSTYQATSGAGLAGNVELMTSTQKVLDGETPSCKTFQYPIGFNLIPQIGSEKFEGYTSEEMKMVYETRKIMGDEDIQVCPTAVRVPVTIGHSESILVETEEPITVEQATELFNQAAGITVVDDLQNRRYPMPRDCDGRDDVFVGRIRRDISGNGNGIAFWCVSDNLRKGAATNAVQIAELLQQSVASA
- a CDS encoding formylglycine-generating enzyme family protein; translated protein: MLCFSTFLVAASSTDVCFGEETPGIAKEKPAEGPFVKVDEGYMVPYDYRIPGTNQTISMVPVPGGEFMLGSPESEENRREDEGPQVKIKVDPMWVAKTEITWGQYKEYMDLYAIFKDFEADGVRPVNDNNKVDAITAPTELYEPTFTFEYGQDPKQPAVTMTQYSAQQFTKWLSLISGQQYRLPTEAEWEYAARGGTKTAYSWGDDLDDIDDYAWYFDNADDGQVAAGSKKPNQFGLYDMHGNVAEWTINAYTEDGYKSFADKKDLHAVDAVIWADMPWPCVLRGGSWELDAEELRSAARLPSNYEEWKADDPNFPRSPWWLTSDPARGVGFRIFRSYQPLPKEKITKFWEAQDEDTILDVKSRIDGGRGGLGLVDKDLPKAVEEAKK
- a CDS encoding serine/threonine protein kinase, yielding MSVNTTTAAEPVLDDATRDFVRRSMHAGLVELPDIKKVVVSLMAEDTRFSPERLADGLVGANLLTPWQARKLLTGKAKGFYLGNYKLMRPLGKGGMGVVFLAKHSVMNRLMALKILPSEASKDARRIERFKEEARASAKLEHPNIVQAYDFSEADGKLYIVMEYIEGVDLHRAVVRDGVMSPAESLDAMIQSTDALAHAHQRGIVHRDIKPSNMLLRADGVIKVSDMGLARIGYTNGSSNESPNRLTGTADFIAPEQAIDSQTVDARADIYSLGCTWYFLLCGRPPFTGNNVAQRLAKHQTAPVPSVNSLRSDCPKAISELIQKMMAKRAEDRPASAAELLVQLRRLRGTVANGGDLSDRRISSRVASDESPSPSSIDDSGPLRDAGSSTVSESIDIDFGSLPPVDLSALPQVPVSPLSTSQQFAVPANNGKSNPKHSSQNSNANGDSQNILLGVGLALSTLALLVVVGITFYQLTKEEKKERPLKAMENGKEIVVFQE
- a CDS encoding lipopolysaccharide biosynthesis protein, producing MVQKLVTDDSQQLRQDATDPAEAVSDSAPSQSLRSKIAKQFVGTVGVAFLIVVLQMGQGILLARSLGPTGRGEYATAMFVVQLLLYIGMFGGLEVICRHAAEAKFDAERLRRAALKLGLTTGLATTGVAIVLNVVALPADKRYLMPLAFICALSLTGQQVLLIMTGIDRGQGRFGTYNLRRVIGAAAFPVLLLATELAMGVTLLTACVLFVIASIVSMAVCIYGLRMPLRGPSAPSVPGLIKESRPYAYSMFATDLFERLDLLLILWIAGLRDQGFYAAMVPVAYPLTVIPNTMGLFLFNAAAGRKNRLQIIDVHRILGGSIAVQTVCTIVFMLLIAWVIEWLYGAEFVPAVHFAYWLAPVAAIKGILQGLDSYVKGRGQPLAAIRCRLIAMATMVLVAILLQPYYGAIAVAIAALVGQVLCLVWLSAIVYTDVARQQSESDLTIDHQNPAM
- a CDS encoding FHA domain-containing protein, encoding MPVELVMTEGSRAGTAAPIHLGYYLVGRNKECQIRPKSKSVSRRHSLLLHNEDGFGVMDLKSTGGTFLNGERIEPHVWQVLNDGDELRFGKVGFAVSMKTPALAVTPEADSVADPASTSETPQSWQNFDVAQFLEAEDQIEQEIRYDSIRQLPGNKVNGSKVTGLSKDADDAEINLAELEHDAKSHDTFIGNVPDADAAGEDVEKLDVEVDAQPKKKPPRKIDPKEYKRKPKRSFQMPRFGGGFDTTFDWKTTAMIFVAIGIISFLGYQIYSFSAGPEIEVRESLD
- the truA gene encoding tRNA pseudouridine(38-40) synthase TruA, with the translated sequence MNDSVSRTFALVIAYDGTDYAGWQVQPDQATIQGTLQTSIRRSTGQDVTVTGSGRTDAGVHAFGQVASCRFPNWTASTEALLRAINSRLPNAIVVNEVHQADPDFHAIRDALGKRYRYQIQVRHQRNPFEHRYRWRLRRLVDVELMKIAAKKIIGHRDFSSFESAGAERKSSVRDVRDCVVLPAQDFDQTGHLAIEVEANGFLYNMVRNIVGTLVEVGLGKQPPEWIDEVLEQKNRIYAGPTAPPQGLFLKHVHYLPGYRSTITPDRHAPLTDP